In Danaus plexippus chromosome 17, MEX_DaPlex, whole genome shotgun sequence, one DNA window encodes the following:
- the LOC116771484 gene encoding uncharacterized protein LOC116771484, with the protein MYRNFYIVLLTMIFTSVRAFFLYGEKEPLLFCIKVCPLYCSPRRRDDDASSLIYVDDPPYIEHHSYHHEIPYHFDPYYFCKPKTTTTTTTTTPAPTTTTEEPTWICMVCKTKCSKYPVKY; encoded by the exons atgtaccgtaatttttatatagttctGCTAACCATGATTTTCACGTCAGTGCGAGCTTTTTTCTTATATGGag AAAAGGAGcccttattattttgtatcaaagTATGTCCATTATATTGTTCACCTCGGAGGCGAGACGATG ATGCGTCGTCCCTGATTTACGTGGATGATCCACCATACATTGAGCACCACAGTTACCACCATGAAATACCATACCACTTCGATCCGTACTATTTCTGTAAGCCAAAAACCACGACCACAACAACGACAACCACACCAGCGCCCACAACGACCACGGAGGAACCAACTTGGATATGCATGGTCTGTAAGACTAAATGTTCCAAATATCcggttaaatattaa